One Anthonomus grandis grandis chromosome 12, icAntGran1.3, whole genome shotgun sequence DNA window includes the following coding sequences:
- the LOC126743350 gene encoding uncharacterized protein LOC126743350: MSSEKEITEPPPAEPPAHLQTDWDFFLKQLNTKSVQIESYFYKATWKDNKAVQLMVSHIYDLSHFWVVSQSEEVDLIHKYLFDFYSKHQAHYKVPREHFKLGMYCITYTEGAYYRSILVNIPLKIATDTIAFVFLVDFGFMARVQLDQIYFMTKALYNVPQFSIRACLSGLGPVGSETWSMQAIERFSELVSNKPVYAQITHVNEKQKTIFVRLGEYDFKSNSYDYINDVLIRDKLARLLTEVDIRALKHADKKRNQRSGGARKARLPFSYPSFEVIEKGGCVDSLAAAKKLRDFSVFFFK; this comes from the exons ATGAGTTCTGAGAAGGAGATAACTGAACCCCCGCCAGCAGAACCACCCGCTCACCTCCAAACAGACTGGGATTTCTTCCTAAAACAACTAAATACAAAAAGCGTTCAAATCGAATCCTATTTCTATAAAGCTACATGGAAAGACAACAAGGCAGTACAGCTAATGGTCAGCCACATTTACGATTTATCACACTTTTGGGTTGTGAGCCAGTCAGAGGAAGTGGACCTGatccataaatatttattcgatttttaCTCTAAACACCAGGCACATTATAAAGTGCCCCGGGAGCACTTTAAACTTGGCATGTACTGTATAACATACACTGAAGGGGCCTATTATCGCTCCATACTGGTTAATATTCCTCTGAAGATTGCCACCGATACCATCGCTTTTGTTTTCTTGGTTGACTTTGGGTTCATGGCCAGGGTACAGTtggatcagatttattttatgacTAAGGCTTTGTATAATGTACCGCAGTTTTCTATTAGGGCATGCTTATCAG gtttaggacCGGTAGGATCTGAAACCTGGTCGATGCAAGCAATAGAAAGATTCAGTGAACTGGTGTCTAACAAACCGGTTTATGCCCAAATAACCCATGTCAATGAAAAACAGAAAACTATATTTGTCCGACTGGGCGAGTACGATTTTAAAAGCAACAGTTACGATTATATTAATGACGTGTTGATCAGAGACAAGTTGGCCCGGTTGCTAACCGAGGTGGACATCAGAGCTCTGAAACACGCCGATAAAAAGAGGAACCAGAGAAGTGGAGGCGCGAGGAAGGCGAGGTTGCCATTTTCGTACCCTTCGTTTGAGGTTATCGAGAAGGGTGGGTGTGTCGATTCATTGGCGGCCGCTAAGAAATTGCgtgatttttctgtttttttttttaagtag
- the LOC126743348 gene encoding asparagine synthetase domain-containing protein 1 yields MCGIFCVFNTFCNNCDNLINQLTFEANIRNRGPDSFNFKVLTWKDTSLAFASSVLWLQGNKITVQPIEDSDSIFCYNGDIFAGFDVSEQKLSGDTQLIHQFIKKHISRNSLSNLDKVQGPYAFIYFDKTSNKLYFGRDIFGRRSLLLGQNKERDTFIITSVAKRQSQFDFIEIPSVGIFCYDIENGKFEVDFWQYKNHHFYGKLKELEKFLSTDVSIINQPVESECETHCFSENANLKALLGIEDMVKSKDYNGESTAIFDTLLNCDTWMEQVKCLKRLLEKAISQRISAQPDFCKNCIKSKSFCTHSTTGILFSGGVDCAVLAALTDQYVDKNKPIDLLNVSFDEGNHYESPDRLTGLQTFEELKSQYPGRKWNFVPVNVTKASLNEDRERHIADLIYPLNTIMDDSLGCALWYASRGVAESYTSPCRILIVGMGADELFGGYSRHRTSFKRYSWKGLQEVLDEDWMNLPYRNLGRDDRVVSDHGRQLRTPYLDERVVEFVRGLKCWEKTYPSENLPQGVGEKILLRSLAYHLGLKGAAVLKKRALQFGSRIANGKENAHEVSPRLAF; encoded by the exons ATGTGCGGGATTTTCTGCGTGTTCAATACCTTTTGCAATAATTGTGATAATCTTATAAACCAG TTAACTTTTGAAGCCAATATAAGGAATCGGGGTCCAGACAGTTTTAACTTTAAAGTACTGACTTGGAAAGATACCAGTTTAGCTTTCGCCTCTAGTGTGTTATGGCTGCAAGGCAATAAAATCACTGTACAGCCCATAGAAGATTCTGATTCTATATTTTGCTATAATGGAGACATTTTTGCCGGATTTGATGTAAGTGAACAAAAGTTGAGCGGGGATACTCAGCTAATTCACCAGTTTATCAAGAAGCATATAAGCAGAAACAGCCTTAGTAACTTGGACAAGGTCCAAGGCCCTTATGcctttatatattttgataagaCTAGTAACAAATTGTATTTCGGCAGAGACATTTTTGGGAGGCGCAGCTTGCTTTTAGGGCAAAACAAGGAGAGGGACACTTTTATCATAACCAGTGTGGCAAAGAGGCAGTCCCAGTTTGATTTTATCGAGATCCCATCGGTGGGCATATTTTGTTACGATATTGAAAATGGAAAGTTCGAAGTTGACTTTTGGCAGTACAAAAACCATCATTTTTATGGGAAATTAAAGGAACTTGAGAAGTTTTTGAGCACCGATGTGTCTATTATTAATCAACCGGTGGAGAGTGAGTGTGAAACCCATTGTTTCAGTGAAAATGCCAACTTAAAGGCTCTGCTCGGTATTGAGGATATGGTAAAAAGTAAGGATTATAATGGGGAAAGCACTGCAATATTTGATACTCTTTTGAACTGTGATACTTGGATGGAGCAGGTCAAGTGTCTGAAAAGACTACTGGAAAAGGCAATTAGTCAAAGGATTTCAGCACAACCAGATTTTTGTAAGAATTGTATTAAAAGTAAATCATTTTGTACTCATTCCACCACAGGAATTTTATTCTCAG gtggtGTTGACTGTGCTGTCCTAGCGGCATTAACAGATCAATACGTGGACAAAAATAAACCCATTGATTTACTGAATGTGTCATTCGATGAAGGGAATCATTACGAATCACCCGATCGGCTTACAGGATTGCAAACTTTTGAGGAGCTAAAATCACAATATCCAGGaagaaaatggaattttgtcCCGGTGAATGTTACTAAAGCGAGTTTGAACGAGGACAGGGAAAGGCACATCGCGGATTTGATTTATCCATTGAATACGATCATGGACGATAGTTTGGGGTGCGCCTTGTGGTATGCCAGTAGAGGAGTTGCAGAGAGTTACACTTCACCATGCAGA ATCCTGATTGTTGGTATGGGTGCAGACGAGCTATTTGGCGGCTACAGCAGACACAGGACGTCCTTTAAAAGATACTCTTGGAAG GGCTTACAAGAGGTTTTAGACGAGGATTGGATGAACCTCCCGTACCGAAACTTGGGTAGAGACGATCGCGTGGTTTCGGACCACGGGAGACAACTGAGGACCCCTTACCTGGACGAGCGAGTGGTTGAGTTCGTTAGAGGGTTAAAATGTTGGGAAAA GACATATCCTTCGGAGAATCTGCCACAAGGCGTTGGCGAGAAAATCCTTCTCAGATCTCTGGCATATCATTTAGGACTTAAAGGGGCGGCGGTGTTGAAGAAGAGGGCGCTGCAGTTCGGGTCGCGTATCGCCAATGGAAAGGAGAACGCCCACGAGGTGTCGCCGCGTTTAGCTTTTTAA